A region of Heteronotia binoei isolate CCM8104 ecotype False Entrance Well chromosome 2, APGP_CSIRO_Hbin_v1, whole genome shotgun sequence DNA encodes the following proteins:
- the DYNLT4 gene encoding dynein light chain Tctex-type 4 produces MADRSLALSQEAVDQFNQVMTSEDADSTGLKAGSIPTRRNSQSTDTAPRLVLRLQSTEEGKAPFPPSRRSSIMSILNAPFPSRRSSLATGGRRFSWMHFGRVSFSGLPLFEPIRETHYENTYKTQPDKGCKFNVFQIQKVLESILASYLSDTKYNPANSGQLAQNLSDLIRNRAKELTPPRYKLVCNVFLGQQANQGLQISSRSLWDVENDNFASATFTNSYLFAVATVHGLYFE; encoded by the coding sequence ATGGCAGACAGGTCTCTAGCACTATCCCAGGAAGCTGTGGACCAGTTCAACCAAGTAATGACCTCAGAGGATGCAGATTCCACAGGTCTGAAGGCAGGATCTATACCTACCCGCAGAAACTCTCAGTCTACAGACACGGCACCCAGGCTAGTGTTGCGTCTGCAGAGTACTGAAGAAGGGAAGGCCCCTTTCCCACCATCTCGAAGAAGCTCCATCATGAGCATCCTCAATGCTCCCTTTCCCAGCAGGAGAAGCTCTCTAGCTACCGGAGGCAGGCGCTTCTCCTGGATGCACTTTGGTCGAGTGAGTTTCTCTGGACTACCCCTCTTTGAACCCATCCGGGAGACACACTATGAAAACACCTACAAGACCCAGCCAGACAAAGGATGCAAGTTTAATGTTTTCCAAATTCAGAAGGTTCTAGAATCTATTCTAGCCAGCTACCTCAGTGATACCAAGTATAATCCAGCAAATAGTGGCCAGTTGGCTCAAAACCTGTCGGACCTCATCCGGAACAGAGCCAAAGAGTTGACCCCACCTCGATATAAGTTAGTGTGTAATGTCTTTCTGGGCCAGCAGGCCAACCAAGGTCTGCAGATTTCCAGTCGATCTCTCTGGGATGTAGAGAATGACAACTTTGCCTCTGCCACATTTACCAATTCTTACCTTTTTGCTGTGGCCACAGTACATGGATTATATTTTGAATGA